The Methanosarcina barkeri str. Wiesmoor DNA segment CATCCACAAGGTACACATCGTAACTGACATCGTCGACTTTTTCTGATGTTTTAATCTCATAGAAAATTAATTTTTTACTATCCGTACTCCATTTTTCATCATACATTCCAACATGCTCTGCAGAATAAACCTGATTAAGTGCTTTTTTTTCAAGATCTAAGGTGATAATATCATGGCTGTTTTTTGAAAATACGATTTTCTTACCATCCGGAGACCATTCCATATCAGTTATTTCTACATTATCACCCGGTATGCTAAAATTGAAATCATTTTTTTCATCTAAATCGTAAATTATAATTTTTCCAGACACTAGTAAAGCCATTTTATTTTCTTTTGGAGACCATTTAAAGTTAGATAAACCAGTTTCGAATCCTATCATTTTTGAATCTAATTCTACCTTTTGAATGAGGTTTAGATCTTTTGACATGAAGAAAAGACTGGCAGATTTTATCTTATACCCGCTTCCTTCTACTAACTCCATATATGCAAAATAATCACCAGATTGGCTCCATAAAGGAGGAGTAATTGCTTTCCCACCATTGCTGGAAGTCATTTCTGATCTTGCAAGACGCGTTATTCCGGATCCATCTGCATTTGCTGCATACAGTGCCTCTACACCACCTAACTGAGGTTTTCCTTTTGGATATGCACTGACAAACACATCAATTAGCATATGGCTGCCGTCAGGGCTCCAGATTATATCAAAAACAGGTTTATTCCCGATATCAAGGCGATTCGTATCGACAAGACTCATGATGTCTTTGCCTACTGTCTGATTCAAGTCAGAAACTACGCTTACATTTGTCTGGTTTAAGCTATCGTTTGCAGAAACTGGGTGAAAAGATATGCAAACTAGAG contains these protein-coding regions:
- a CDS encoding TolB family protein encodes the protein MFNKQITLTLMFIALVCISFHPVSANDSLNQTNVSVVSDLNQTVGKDIMSLVDTNRLDIGNKPVFDIIWSPDGSHMLIDVFVSAYPKGKPQLGGVEALYAANADGSGITRLARSEMTSSNGGKAITPPLWSQSGDYFAYMELVEGSGYKIKSASLFFMSKDLNLIQKVELDSKMIGFETGLSNFKWSPKENKMALLVSGKIIIYDLDEKNDFNFSIPGDNVEITDMEWSPDGKKIVFSKNSHDIITLDLEKKALNQVYSAEHVGMYDEKWSTDSKKLIFYEIKTSEKVDDVSYDVYLVDENVEKPVKITTFTSGSSRVIQWYPDSERILVKKCSDDSYALYSLSITGKMKKIIEKDRDIDGMVASNGYISTVSLNPNSTTPPYTKTYDIFLHNESDELTIENVSYYSWEGTDVLFATDYKLSVLNTSTHDTWDIPLPLKNFDRLSLDPSGHFIVVDNIIFEIHEQGTHTQISAENYTNSTASETVIIKKDMDEHSRVNTTEDTNANTYGLPGFTAIIVFMGILIAFVCIHVKKIM